The Littorina saxatilis isolate snail1 linkage group LG1, US_GU_Lsax_2.0, whole genome shotgun sequence nucleotide sequence gCTGACAGTCGCTGGGTCCAAAAGAAAAAGTTCGCCTTCAcaggaagccccttcccccaaAAAAGGGTTAAACAAACGAGgactagaaaaagaaaaagtcaaAAAGTTACCTTCTGAAGAAAGACAAATGTACGAAAAGTATTGGAATTCTGTTAAAACCCATAAGCGGCCTGGTAAACTTCAGTCAACCTATACCATTCTCtggaacccttgttctgatttccctgaATGGGACGAGTCGCTTCTTGATCTGTTCCATGAGCAAAACAAtcgcttcaaaatcaatttttctcactcttttcttctcaaaaacaaagagtcgggtgacttgtctttctttcatgcctcagtcaataaccactctgtcttacaacgaccgcgcctgatcaactcaaagcaggactttctttcttttctcggtgaaatcagtgaccatgacattctagaacaagttagactcgaacgcccaaactctcggtattctgttcacaccatcatgtcttccagtttctatgtcacgcctttgTCTGACTTTTCTATCAGATGAGCCTGTGGTAGTCTACCTgactacatcacaaacacacctTTCTTGCACAAACTCCAAAAAGATGAGAATCATCATTTTCCTTATACTGacggtctgtgtctctttcgctgtcttgctttgcacaaaGGAGCCTCGCTTCATTCTTtgcaaaaaacccaaaaaaccttgttcaaacagtAGGCCGGACATTCTCCCCCTGTCCACTTTCCGGGGGTCACTTTGTTTCAACTTGAGTCGATTGAATCTGAGTTTAATGTGAACATAgatgtgtttgagtttgatgaGAACCAAACACCTGTCTGTCTGGTTCCTCTGCGTCGTAGCGCTTACAAACATACTGGCGTTATTCACCTCTTGCGTTACAAAGACCATTTCATGtacattttagacattgatAAACTCGGTCATGCATTGGTTTGTTCCAAATGCGGGAAACTCTGGTCGTCTTTGTTTAAATGAATCGATATGAGAAGACTTGATAGGGTGAGGGCTCAAAAGAAACATTCAAAGGCGGCCCTCTGTTTTGACACGTTGTCTTCAGATACctacttttcatttttttaacaaaaaaacccacaaaaagaCGTTCACGCACTTTTGCGAAAGAACATTGTCCGGGGTCCATCTATTGTCTATCACAGATaccacgaaaaagacaaaacatacaTTCGTGGTAATCAGGACAAACCGGTACAGTCTGTTCAGGGATTTGATGCGCTGTATTTAGCTGCACTCATGCAAGACATGCCCACAGAGCACCCTGTCATTCATAGAAAAGAAAACGTTTTTAAAGCGGAAAAACAGATCCCTACGGTCAGCCAGCTCGGGAATGGTTGGAGTGGGGTCATTGAATCAAAACAGATCCGTCTCCAACATAAGTTTAATTCGTCAAACACGGGTttcaagacagacggaaagtctATGTTCACATATTCCCAAACCAGAAAGTCACTCTCGTTTTTCTACATCAAGCTTGTGATCGCTTCTGATGGGGTTTCAACCCTACCTTCACCCGTCTAacgggtctctttcttttttgactgtgatacccctctaatgggtctctttctttttttgactgtgataccgccgcctgtgatatggttaacattccaatgccaaacaactttgtcatttttgaaaataaatttGTTAAGCCATGTTTTtgcttctgtaaataatgctcgtattgtttaacccaaaacaaaaacaatgtggctttgacatatcctgtcaaaacggtcccaagcccgtgaaaacacagagggagggtAAACACCTATATGCGACTCTTCAGCCAGGTCAGTGAAAATGTAATACTTTTCTGGCTGACTATTGGTGTGTAATGGTGTTCAAAACAAAACGCCGCAACAACGAGGAAAAtaaatatcaaaaacaaaataacacctATGTGGCTTTGACATATCCTGTCaaaacggtcccaagcccgtgaaaacacagagggagggCCAATTACTGTCAATAGAAAGGAGGGGGCTCAGTAACCCAGCTGCAATAAGCACCCAATAAAAAAAATGCGGGAGCAGTAATTCTGTCATTACTCCAGCTGGGatggtcattagtaccgagcaacctgtctgtacaggcacatgaaatcacatgacaaaatataaaactcaataaaccgtttaaacgcaatccctctttatcactacttaaacacaggcaccttaacatATAACCTTATGATGGACCCTACCCTTTACATTGCACACGGGATGAGGCACACTTGTCTATACTACTGACATCAGTCCTACAGACATCCAGGTCTGTCTAAAACTAGAGGTCTATCAGGCGACGGTGAGGTTTGTTCGTTGTGAAATCACTCGTGCCGTGATTTACATTTGGACATGATGACAGGATCCTTGTCTGTTTTTGTAGCATTTGACGTGTGAATACTGTTTTCTTATTGTGTTTGAGTGCATATCTTTGATATGAGACCGTTTATGGTCAAATGTATATGACTGTAATATGTAACCATAACTGTCCTGCCCACGTGAATTCTTGCCAATTTCAGACGACAGGTCAAGGGAACAAGACGACGTATTCCTACCGTTTCACCGCGGCCTATGAACGTTATCCTCGATTGTTCGACATTGTCAGCATTGTGTTGAAATCTCTCTTCGTCTACCTgtcgctgttgctgttgctggtgGTGAACGTCACGGTGCTCGTCGTCCTGAGGCGATACACGGGGCGTAGGGGCCAGCTCACAACCAACATGGACACAAACGTCGCTCGCAGGTCAGTTTTAGCCATTGGTAAGcctctctccccaccccacccccccccaccccaccccccacggCTTGCTGATTAAACATTTCCTCCCTTTTTAGACCCTCCTTTcccctgaaatcggcgtatgctgcctgaatagcggggtaaaaacgatcatgcacgtaaaaatccactcgtgcaaaagcattagtgaacgtgggagtttcagcccatgaacgaagaagaacaagaaagaccctcctttctcagatgttgtCTTCATCGCCTCTGAAAATGGACCTCCACTTTAAGACTCTCTTTTTAGACCCGATGTTCTTAGGTTTTTGAAGGTTGTAAAAGGGGGAAAGGGGGTCCACGGTACGTACTCTTTTCCAGCCTGCACAGGAGTGTTACACATATTGTTGGTTTGTCtcggtattgttgttgttgttggtgtttctttctttatttggtgtttaacgtcgttttcaaccacgaaggttatatcgcgacggggaaaggggggagatgggatcattagagccacttgtcaattgtttcttgttcacaaaagcactaatcaaaaatttgctccaggggcttgcaacgtagtacaatgtattaccttactgggagaatgcaagtttccagtacaaaggacttaacatttcttacacactgcttgactaaaatctttacaaaaattgactatattctatacaagaaacacttaacaagggtaaaaggagaaacagaatccgttatagtcgcctcttacgacatgctggggagcatcgggtaaattcttccccctaacccgcggggggttgttgttggtgtgtgtgtgtgtgtgtgtatgtatgtttgtgtgtgtgtgtgtgtgtgtgtgtgtgtgtgtgtgtgtgtgtgtgtgtgtatgtgtgtgtgttggtgtggcgAAATCGTACGTCTGTCAAAAaccattccttctttctttaTGATTTGAAATCTTTCTGTCTGACGGTCATGTTTCTTCACTTGTTTGTTGTGGCAGACGTGAGAAGCAGATGACCCTGACCATTCTCGTCTCCACCCTCATCTTCATCGCCCTGTGTCTACCCACAGCCAGTAACTCTCTCGTCTTCAACGTCATCCCTGGCAGTTACGGCCCTTTAATTCCAAAGCACCGctatctcttcttcttcatccaGAAGTTTGGAAGTCTCTGTTTCCTTCTCGCTTTCTCCACTGATTTTTTCACCTACATCGCTCTCAGTTCCATGTACCAAAACACTCTTCGGGGCATGCTCGGGAGAAGAAAGGAACCGGAAATGGTGACATACACAAGAAGATTCCCCAGAAAGGAGGAGATAACAACATCTTTTCACGTTATTGACAGTGCAAGTCATATATAATGCATTAATTATACGACTTTTACGGGAGTTATTGGGACGTCTACTGTGTGCTGTCTTTGTCATTTCGTGTATCTGCGGAGtgagaaacagaaaaaaatgtctgtatATTCCACATTCACAATTTCTGACAAAATTCAGAAAATAAAGCTGTATTGAAACTAGTCGATAAACAAATGACAGAGCTTGTAAATTAATGTCTGCCTGGGAAGGTGGACAACTTGTTCGACGGTGAGCGACATGTTGAGGTGAAAATAAATATTTGACCGGACACAGAGGCATGTCTGTTGTTAACTTGAAGGCATAGTCCCTCTCGTGTGAAGGATTCTTTCCACCGTCtcatatctggccaggcttgttCGTAAGATAAGGTCATCCCACTACTCGGAAAAATACCAAACATTAATAGCCTCTGGGTgttcctagcatataaccacgtcatgtcccaaatagacactagttctggggacagaaaaaacacaagttagcatagcatagcatagcatttgaaattgatatttaaagcgcttagagaacgtcaagcgctatataaatctcccatataaataaataaataaataaataaatagcatagcatagcatagcatagcatagcatagcgtCTGGGTGCTTTCTGTGAAGAGAAGGATTTTTTGTTATGAACTGGTTTCTGAACTTGACACTAGTCATAAAAATGCTCACTCTGCACAAGAAGCTGTatggatgttgatttttggtaggAGTCCCAGTGAAGGGATGGCCTTATTTAACGTAAAGTACTGGGCAGGTCTGTTGAAGAAGTAAAATTAACTTTTGTCACGGGAAGAGCTGTACCTTTAACTACAAGCGTGTGtttgtatactgttcaaaaaaagaaacgcatagttgctacttgccaaatttgttttatttttcgaaaaaattaacagaaaatccaatatttagattatttgtttgaaatttggtatggacacagttgaatgcacacacagttcatttgcatcttcaaatcaatcagtcaatcaatacgattgggtgccgaggctgtcaagtcagtagggggtgtgactgccttgagcagcaacaactgcccggcaccttctgggcatggactggatcagatgccggatatattgctgtgggatggtgtcccactcctcctgaagtgcctgcaatagatcgcggtgatttgccggcgcttcttctcgcctgcgcacacgtctgtccaattcatcccagaggtgttctatcgggttcatgtctggcgacatggatggccagggaagcacctggacatggtggtcggtgaggaactgggtggtgagtcgtgctgtgtgcgggcgagcgttgtcctgctggaatatggcatcctggtcagccagaagaggaagggcgtgtgggcgcagaatttcctccacgtatcgctgggcagttatgcgcccttggacgtgcaccagggtgctccttccagcggtattgatcgccccccacaccatgacgcctccaccaccatgaacgggtgcctcatccacacagttgggcgcgtaacgttcgtttactctccggtagaccctcctccgaccatcatgtcgctggagcaggaagtaggactcgtcgctgaaccacacgtgtctccagtgattccggacggtccagcgaaggtgctggttgccccactgcactcggttctggcgatggcggcgggtgaggacagctcctctgtgaggtctgcgagctctcaaaccagcttcatgcaggcggttccgcacggtctggtccgataatcggtgtggcccggggagagcctggacagaagatgaggccgacaggaaacgattccggaggtggcggagccgtatgaagcggtcgtgagcagcagttgtcgcccttggtcttcccgctcgtggcaagtcagcaacggagccagtggcttgaaacctgacccacagtctactgatggtgctctgggacacgtggaagtgcctggcgattgcactttgactttggcctgcttgtaaacgacccaatgcaatttggcggtcttctctgctcaatcgggccatctttcgtcgctgaattgtcgtctgatttctttgtggcgaacaatccgcttttatgggttttggaagacatggtgagagctcaatattccccgagtttcacgagattacactgaagcatgacgagtggtcatgccaaatgagcaattttgacattgtagccactgataacgcatgcgtcacgtgcagagctcacttgtggcaatggacgaaaggtcgacgaccagataaacattttctgcagtttggtggatatccttgtagccatataactaaattaaccaaatattacaagctatgcgtttctttttttgaacagtatatgtgtatgtgtgtgtgtgtgtgtgtgtgtgtgtgtgcgtgcgtgcgtgcgtgtgtgtgtgtgtgtgtgcgtgcacgcgcgcgtttgtgtttgtgtgtgtgtgtgtgtgcgtgcgcgcgcgcgcgcgtgtgtgtgtgtgtgtgcaggcgtgcgtgcgtgtgtgtgtgtgtgtgtgtgtgcgtgtgtgtatgtgctagcgggcgtgcgtgcgtgagtgtgtgcgtacatgcgcgcgcgcgcgcgtgtgtgtgtgtgtgtgtgtgtgtaggactGGCTGCGTACCTGTCAGCCAATGTGTTTGAGTGTCTGCCTTTCTTTGTTCGAACGTGCGTACCGGGGATATTATGCAATATATCCCCTTTGTCGTAAAAAGGAAAGCATCAGATTTCTTGGAATAAAAGTTTTAAGTTAACCACACTAGTTTTTGATACAAGCGCAGAAAAAAACGGAGAAAAGATGTTAATTTATTAAACGAATATCTTTCTTTCACTCGAAAAAATCTTTCAGTTCTTTTCAAACCAACCCTTCAGCTTAGTGGTACAAACAGGTTCACCTCGGTATTGCGTACAAAAATAATGGTTTGCATATCCCTATTTTTTCCTCCGACCCAAGAGGTCTTTTGGActcttaagagagagagagaaagagagag carries:
- the LOC138971102 gene encoding uncharacterized protein; protein product: MVVGEELGGESCCVRASVVLLEYGILVSQKRKGVWAQNFLHVSLGSYAPLDVHQGAPSSGIDRPPHHDASTTMNGCLIHTVGRVTFVYSPVDPPPTIMSLEQEVGLVAEPHVSPVIPDGPAKVLVAPLHSVLAMAAGEDSSSVRSASSQTSFMQAVPHGLVR
- the LOC138971085 gene encoding FMRFamide peptide receptor frpr-18-like isoform X2; translated protein: MRSPTTSFLLAVSILQLVYILLHMPENFFNYFHAQSSSTRFYLLYSIYVSNYCLPCARRCMYVLQLFVSVERLLAVLVPLRARQFLLVRRPRVFILATPLLVFLAHIHVCLKLEVYHATTTGQGNKTTYSYRFTAAYERYPRLFDIVSIVLKSLFVYLSLLLLLVVNVTVLVVLRRYTGRRGQLTTNMDTNVARRREKQMTLTILVSTLIFIALCLPTASNSLVFNVIPGSYGPLIPKHRYLFFFIQKFGSLCFLLAFSTDFFTYIALSSMYQNTLRGMLGRRKEPEMVTYTRRFPRKEEITTSFHVIDSASHI
- the LOC138971085 gene encoding FMRFamide peptide receptor frpr-18-like isoform X1 encodes the protein MTKIPRGSVHLDLTSSVPLTPTLLLQVFGIVVNVINIAVLTRRRMRSPTTSFLLAVSILQLVYILLHMPENFFNYFHAQSSSTRFYLLYSIYVSNYCLPCARRCMYVLQLFVSVERLLAVLVPLRARQFLLVRRPRVFILATPLLVFLAHIHVCLKLEVYHATTTGQGNKTTYSYRFTAAYERYPRLFDIVSIVLKSLFVYLSLLLLLVVNVTVLVVLRRYTGRRGQLTTNMDTNVARRREKQMTLTILVSTLIFIALCLPTASNSLVFNVIPGSYGPLIPKHRYLFFFIQKFGSLCFLLAFSTDFFTYIALSSMYQNTLRGMLGRRKEPEMVTYTRRFPRKEEITTSFHVIDSASHI